The genomic segment AGCGGGTCGTCCTGCGCCCCGTCATAGCCGCCGAATTGCCAACCCTGGGCCGAGATCACCGGGTTGACCACGGTCACCGGGATCACCTTGTCCAGTCCTTTCAGCTTGCGCGCGATCAGCGTGCGCGACGCCCAGGGGCAGATCAGCGCGACGTAGAGGCGATAGCGCCCGGGCTCGGCCTCGAAGCCACCTTCGCCGGTGGGCCCGGCGCTGCCATCCGGCGTGACCCAGTTGCGGAAGCTCGACACCTGCCGCACGAAACGGCCTTTCTCGTCGGCCTTCTGCACGGGTTGCCAGTTCTCGATCCATTTTCCGTCGACAAGCATTGCCGGTCTCCTCAGGCTGCGTGGAACACGAAGGACCGCATCGAGACCGAGGCAAGGTCGATGCTGTCCGTCATGAAGGTCAGGTCGTCGTGCGCATCCGACGCGCCGGCGATGGTCAGGGCGGGCAGGTAATGGTCGACCGTGGGATGGGCCATTTGCAGAAGCGAGCCCAGCCCGGCGCGGTTGCCGAGGGCGGCGAAATCGCGGTCGGTCAGGCGGTCGGTGAAGAGCTGGTCGAAGGCCAACGCAAAATCATGCGGCTTGCCGGCGTAGCTCATGGCGCGCAGGTTGTGCACCACGTTGCCCGAGCCGAGGATCAGGACGCCCCGGTCGCGCAGTTGCGACAGCGTGCGGCCGATTTCGAGCTGGTAGTCGAGGTCGCGGCTCATGTCGATCGAGACCTGGAAGACCGGCACGTCGGCGTCGGGATAGAGGAATTTCAGAACCGACCAGGCGCCGTGATCGAGGCCCCAGGTGTCATCGCCCTCGCCGTGGTGGCTGGCCAGAAGCGACACGACTTCACGCGCGAGGTCGGGTTGGCCGTGCGCCGGGTAGCTTTCGGCATAGAGCGCGTCGGGGAAACCGTAGAAATCGTGGATGGTGCGGGGCATCTCGGAGACGTCGACCAGCGTGGTGCCCCGGGTCATCCAGTGGGCCGAGACGACAAGGATCGCCTTCGGCCGGGGAAGGGCGGCGCCCAGGTCGCTCCAGGCGCGGCTGTAGGGTGTGTCCTCGATGGCGTTCATCGGGCTGCCGTGACCGAGGAACACCAGCGGCATGCGATCGGAGGGGCCGAAGCCGTCTTTCAGATCATCGAGAGTGCGGCGCGTGAGCATGGGCTTGGCCTTTCGTGTCAGGGCGTGATGCGCGCCGGGTTTGCGGCCCGGCGCGCGGTGTTTCAACGGTAGGAGAAAAGATACATGGCCACCATCTCGGCATTCTTCGGCGTGGCATGGTCGAAGCCGTAATAGGCGCCGTATTTCGGCCGCAGCGTTTCGGTGGCGTGCTTGCCCACCTCCGCGATCCAGTTGGACAGGAACGGGGTGTGCGCGTTCACCGCGGCCGGATCTTCGACCCCGGCGCCCCATGGCACGGCGCCCAGGGCCTCGCCCACGGCCGCCTCGAGGTCGCCGAGGAACTGGCGGTAGAAGGCCACGTCGGCGCGGGAGCCGACATTGCCGTGACCGCCCGACAGGTAATCCCATTCCAGCGCGTCGATCTGTTCGATCAGGTCGCGGTAGCCCAAGTAGCCCTCGGCCCCGGCGAACGACCAGAACGGCGGCTGGTCGGGGTTGATGACGTCGGGCACATGCACCACGCCGGTGCCTTCCAGTACATAGGCCGCGTGGTCATGGGCATGGGTCTCGGCCTCGAAGGGGGCGACGCGCACGGTCAGGCCCTCGAAGGTGAAGCTGGCGGTTTCGGGCGCGATCACCTCGGTGGGGCGGGGCAGATTGGAGCCGAGCCGCTCCATCAGGTCGGCGGTCGCCTGCGTCGCGATGATCCGCACGCCGGGGTTGGCGCCGATCAGGGCCGGGGCGCCGGCGATGTGGTCGGCGTGGTCGTGGCTGTAGAGGATCGCGTTGATCGGCAGGTCGGTCACCTTGTCGATGGCGGCCTCGATGGCATCGCTGCGCCCTTCCAGCGCGTCGAACAGCAGCACGCCCTCTTCACCGACGTAGAATACGGTGCCGTAGAACTGGCTCTGGAAGAAATACACCCGGTCGGTCAGCCGCTGCAGGATGTAATCCTGCGTGACGTTCTTGGTGTAGAGCTTCTCGATCTTCACGCCGGGCGCCAGCGCCTCGGTGGCGGATTCGGGCACATAGGTGGCATCGACGGTCGAGGGCGCCTCGGTGATGTCCTGCGCGAGGACGGGGGCGGCGAGAGACAGGCCCACCGCCGCGAGGAGGGCGAAGGAGGAGGTCAGGGTCACTCTGCGAAACATGGGTCTTGTCCTTTGAGGTGATCGCTTCGGAGGGAAATCAGGCGAATTGACCAAGCGCGCGGTCGAGCACGGGGATGCGCAGGGCATGGGCCCCTTTCCCAAGCAGGGCGATCGCGCCCTGCACGGCCACCCAGAACAGCGGGAATTCCCAGCCGCCGCCCTCTGCCGAGAACTGCCAGCCATTGCCGGCATGCACCCAGGTCGCGCCCAGCAGCACCGGGATCAGCCCCAGCGACACCAGCCGGACGGCCACGCCGAGGATCAGGGCCACGCCACCCGCCAGCTCTGCGGCGATGGTGAGATAGGCCAGCACACCCGGCAGGCCGAGGCTTTCGAAATACCCCACGGTGCCGGCAATGGTGAACACGTTCACTTTCAGCAGGCCGTGGGCGAGGAAGAGGGCGCCGCTCGAGACGCGCAACAGCGTGGCGGCGTAGTCGGAAGAGGTCAGCTTGGTCATGTCGCTATTCCATTCAGGGGCCCGGTGCGCCATCTGCGGCCCCGGGCGGTTGATCTGACCGGAAATTACGCCTTGTCATCTATCAACGAAATGGCGAAGCTGTTGGATGACTATCCATAAAATGTTCGCAATTAGATCCTGATGGACACGCTCGACCAGCTTCGTGCCTTCGTGGCCACCGCCAAGACAGGCTCTTTCACCGCGGCGGCGGACCAGCTTGGCGTGTCGAACCGGCTGACCTCGAAATACGTGGCCGAGCTGGAGCATCGCCTTGGCGTGCGGCTTTTGCAACGGACCACCCGCAAGGTCGGGCTGACCCCGGCGGGCGAGGACCTGCTGGCGCGCGCGCCTTTCCTGCTGGACGAGCTCGACGATCTGTTGGGCGATATCTCGGAAGGGTCGCGCGGGTTTACCGGCGTGATCCGGGTTTCGGCCCCGGTGACCTTCGGGGAAATCTACGTGGGCCGCATGCTTGCCCGCTTTGCCGCCCGGAACCCGGGGCTGACCTTCGATATCCGGCTCAGCGACGGCTTCGTCGACCTGGCCGGCGACGGGATCGACCTTGCGTTTCGCATCGGGCGGTCGGACATGCTGTCGCTCAAGGCGCGGAAGCTGGGGGAAATCCGGTCGATCGCGGTGGCGAGCCCGGAGTACCTTGCACAACATGGCGCCCCGGCCGATCCTTCGGACCTCGCCAGGCATGACTGCATTCTCGACACCAACCGTCGCACACCGCGCCGCTGGACCTTCTACCGGCAGGGGGAAGAGATCGGGGCGGAGGTGAAGGGCCGTTTCCAGGTCAATTCCGCCCGGGCCGCTGTCGAACTGGCGGCGGACGGGCTGGGGATTTGCTATACCCCGCGTTTCGCCCTCAACGACGAGCTGGAGACCGGTGCGCTTGTTCCGGTGCTACAGGATTTCCAGGGTCTCGCGGTCGAGATCAACGCGGTCTATCTCGAAGGCCGGGCGTTGCCCCGAAAGATCCGGGCGCTGATCGATTTTGCCGTAGAGGACATTCGCCTTTCGGGGACGTTGTAGCGGAGGATGCGGGGGCCGATGGATGCCCCCCCGGCGCTGATGGTGGGCAGTCTGCCGCGTGTGGATTGTCTTGTTGCCGCGCTTTATGGTCTGGTCGTCAGACGTGCCGTGCCCGGCGGCATCCGGCAACCGAAGGAGCCGTGGAATGACCAATTCCGACGAGACAGTTCCGCATGTCATCATGGCGCCGCGGAGCCCGGATTTTTCCTTCGGGGTCGATGTGCATGACCGCTATGAGATCGACATACCCAAGGAACGGCTGGAGGCGATGTCGCCGCTCAAGCGCAGGCTCATCAAGGGGCCGGCGAAACGGGTGACGCTGACGGGTGATGACCGCGAGGGGGCGAAATGGCGCCCTTTGCCGCCGTTCTTCATGGCGGGCGGTTTGACCATCTCGGAACCCCTGGCCGACCTGCTTCGGGGGTTCGACCTTGGGCCGGCCCTGATCCGCCCGGTCGAATTGACGGCGCCGAAAGGGGCGGACCGGGGGCTGGCCTATTACTCGCTGGTGGTGAAGCCGGTTTCACCGACCTACCCGGTGATCATCGACCGGTGCCGGAACCTGGTGCCGGAGCAACCCGGGGACAGCCAGCGCTTTGTCGAATTCGATGTCGGAGCCGGCGATATCGTCCTGTCCGCTGAGCAGCAGGGGACGGCGGACCTTTGGTATGACCCCGGCCTTTTCAGTGTCTATTTTGCGTCCGGTGCGCTTTCGCAGGCCCTGATCGAGGCCGGAATGGCCGAGGCGCTTTGGCTGGTTCCCTGTTCTTTTGACTGACGCGCGGCGCGGTCAGCGGCCAGCGGCGTCGGAGCGGAGGGCGGCGAGGAGGTCGTGAAAGCGGTCGCCCTGGATGAGGACGTGACCGCGCATGGCCTGTTCGGCGGCCGCGTCGTCGCCGTCGCGGATGGCGGCGACCACGGCCTCGTGTTCGTTGAAAGAGCGCTTCACCCGGTTGCGCACCTGCAGCTGGATGCGGCGATAGGGTTGCAGCATCGCGTGGAGGCGCATGGCCTCCTGCGCGATGAAGGCGTTGTGGGTGGCGCGGTAGATGCAGGCGTGGAAGGCCGAGTTTTCGGCATAGTAGTCGTCGAAGCGCTCGTCCGCGGCCAGTTGGCGGCAGGCCTCGTGCCTAGCCTCGAGTTCCGCAAGCTCGGTGTCGGTGATGCGGCGTGCGGCGAGGCGGGCGCATGTCGCTTCCATCTCGGCCATCGCCTCGAACCGCTCGGCCAGTTCCTCGACATTCCATTCGGACACGAAGGTGCCCTGTTTGGAGTGGATGCGGACAAGGCCCGAGGCCTCGAGCTGTTGCAGGGCTTCGCGGATCGGTGTGCGCGAGCATTCGAATTCCTGCGCGAGCATCGCGGGATCAAGCCGCGTGCCGGGCACGAATCGGCCATTCACGATCGCGTTTTCCAGGGCTTCGCGAATGCGAACCGTGTTGGACTTGCGTGCCATGTGCGGTGACCTCCTCCCCAAAAGGTAGAGGAAATATAGTTGGTTGGCTGATAAATATCCATAGCTTATTCTGTTATATACAACAGAATGGGCAAAATGTATAAGATGGGTATGCAACAGGAGGATTGCCGATGGCAGTGACGGCGCTGCCGGCCTGATTGTTTTCCAAACCGACCCTGACCGCAGAGCGGAGACCTGACTGATGACTTGCACGATCCATGACATGTTCGACCGCCGTTGCGAGGCAGACGGAGAGAAGGTGCTGTTCGAACTGAAAGAGCGGCCGAACGTGAGCTATGCCGCAACGCGGGCCACGGTGCGGCGGCTGGCGAGCGTGCTGACCGAGCTGGGCGTCGGCCCGGGGGACCGTGTGGCCGCGCAGGTGAAGAAGAGCCCCGAGGCGGTGATGCTGTACCTGGCCTGTCTTCGGGCGGGGGCCGTGTTTCTGCCGCTCAACACGGGCTATACGGGGGCGGAGATCGACTATTTCCTAGGGGATGCCGAGCCGCGGCTGTTCGTGTGCACGCCGGAGACGCTTGACGCGCATTTGCCGCGCGGCTCGGCGGCGATGGCGGTGGAGAGCCTGGGCACGGTTGGCGACGGGACGTTGATGGCGCGTGCCGCCGGGGCGACAGAGCAGGCGCAGGCGGTGGCGCGCGCGGCCGATGACCCGGCCGCGATCCTGTATACCTCGGGGACGACCGGGCGATCGAAAGGTGCGATCCTGAGCCATGGGAACCTTGCGTCGAACGCTGTCGCGCTGAACGAAACCTGGCGGTTTTCCGAGAATGACCGGCTGATCCACGCGCTGCCGATCTTTCACACGCACGGTCTTTTCGTGGCGTGCAACATGGCGCTTGCGAGCGGGGCGACGCTGATTTTCCTGACGCGGTTCGACCCCGACGAGATCATCGACGAGATGGCCGACGCGACGGTGCTGATGGGGGTGCCGACCTTTTACACGCGGCTTCTGGCCTCGCCCCGGCTCGACCCGTTGGCGACGGCGGCGATGCGGCTGTTCGTGTCGGGCTCTGCGCCGCTTCAGGAGCAGACGCACGCCCGGTTTGCCGAGCGCACGGGGCACACTATCCTGGAACGCTATGGGATGACCGAGACCTGCATGATCGCCTCGAACCCCTATGACGGAGAGCGCCGCGTCGGGGCAGTGGGTTTCCCGCTGCCGGAGGTGGAGGTGCGGGTGACCGACCTCGAGACCGGGGACGTGGTGCCGGGGGGCGAGACCGGCGCGATCGAGGTGCGGGGCCCGAACGTGTTCCAGGGCTATTGGCGGATGCCGGAGAAAACCGCAGACGAGTTTCGCGACGACGGTTTTTTCATCACCGGGGACCTCGGCCGGATGGATGCCGACGGCTATCTGCATATTGTCGGACGAAACAAGGATCTGGTGATCACCGGTGGGTACAACGTTTACCCGAAGGAGATCGAGACGATGATCGATGCCCTGCCGGAGGTGGCGGAATCTGCCGTCGTCGGCTTGCCGCACCCGGATTTCGGCGAAGGCGTCACGGCCATCGTGGTGCCGAAGGACGGGGCCGTGATCGACAAGGCGTGC from the Roseovarius indicus genome contains:
- the ygiD gene encoding 4,5-DOPA-extradiol-dioxygenase gives rise to the protein MLTRRTLDDLKDGFGPSDRMPLVFLGHGSPMNAIEDTPYSRAWSDLGAALPRPKAILVVSAHWMTRGTTLVDVSEMPRTIHDFYGFPDALYAESYPAHGQPDLAREVVSLLASHHGEGDDTWGLDHGAWSVLKFLYPDADVPVFQVSIDMSRDLDYQLEIGRTLSQLRDRGVLILGSGNVVHNLRAMSYAGKPHDFALAFDQLFTDRLTDRDFAALGNRAGLGSLLQMAHPTVDHYLPALTIAGASDAHDDLTFMTDSIDLASVSMRSFVFHAA
- a CDS encoding GntR family transcriptional regulator; its protein translation is MARKSNTVRIREALENAIVNGRFVPGTRLDPAMLAQEFECSRTPIREALQQLEASGLVRIHSKQGTFVSEWNVEELAERFEAMAEMEATCARLAARRITDTELAELEARHEACRQLAADERFDDYYAENSAFHACIYRATHNAFIAQEAMRLHAMLQPYRRIQLQVRNRVKRSFNEHEAVVAAIRDGDDAAAEQAMRGHVLIQGDRFHDLLAALRSDAAGR
- a CDS encoding MBL fold metallo-hydrolase, whose product is MFRRVTLTSSFALLAAVGLSLAAPVLAQDITEAPSTVDATYVPESATEALAPGVKIEKLYTKNVTQDYILQRLTDRVYFFQSQFYGTVFYVGEEGVLLFDALEGRSDAIEAAIDKVTDLPINAILYSHDHADHIAGAPALIGANPGVRIIATQATADLMERLGSNLPRPTEVIAPETASFTFEGLTVRVAPFEAETHAHDHAAYVLEGTGVVHVPDVINPDQPPFWSFAGAEGYLGYRDLIEQIDALEWDYLSGGHGNVGSRADVAFYRQFLGDLEAAVGEALGAVPWGAGVEDPAAVNAHTPFLSNWIAEVGKHATETLRPKYGAYYGFDHATPKNAEMVAMYLFSYR
- a CDS encoding malonate--CoA ligase produces the protein MTCTIHDMFDRRCEADGEKVLFELKERPNVSYAATRATVRRLASVLTELGVGPGDRVAAQVKKSPEAVMLYLACLRAGAVFLPLNTGYTGAEIDYFLGDAEPRLFVCTPETLDAHLPRGSAAMAVESLGTVGDGTLMARAAGATEQAQAVARAADDPAAILYTSGTTGRSKGAILSHGNLASNAVALNETWRFSENDRLIHALPIFHTHGLFVACNMALASGATLIFLTRFDPDEIIDEMADATVLMGVPTFYTRLLASPRLDPLATAAMRLFVSGSAPLQEQTHARFAERTGHTILERYGMTETCMIASNPYDGERRVGAVGFPLPEVEVRVTDLETGDVVPGGETGAIEVRGPNVFQGYWRMPEKTADEFRDDGFFITGDLGRMDADGYLHIVGRNKDLVITGGYNVYPKEIETMIDALPEVAESAVVGLPHPDFGEGVTAIVVPKDGAVIDKACVLDALSGTLARYKQPKTVMVVDALPRNVMGKVQKNELRGRFADLYAPARPTSDA
- a CDS encoding DoxX family protein; its protein translation is MTKLTSSDYAATLLRVSSGALFLAHGLLKVNVFTIAGTVGYFESLGLPGVLAYLTIAAELAGGVALILGVAVRLVSLGLIPVLLGATWVHAGNGWQFSAEGGGWEFPLFWVAVQGAIALLGKGAHALRIPVLDRALGQFA
- a CDS encoding LysR family transcriptional regulator; translation: MDTLDQLRAFVATAKTGSFTAAADQLGVSNRLTSKYVAELEHRLGVRLLQRTTRKVGLTPAGEDLLARAPFLLDELDDLLGDISEGSRGFTGVIRVSAPVTFGEIYVGRMLARFAARNPGLTFDIRLSDGFVDLAGDGIDLAFRIGRSDMLSLKARKLGEIRSIAVASPEYLAQHGAPADPSDLARHDCILDTNRRTPRRWTFYRQGEEIGAEVKGRFQVNSARAAVELAADGLGICYTPRFALNDELETGALVPVLQDFQGLAVEINAVYLEGRALPRKIRALIDFAVEDIRLSGTL